Part of the Faecalibacterium duncaniae genome, GCCCCACAGGATGATGCTGGGATGATTGCGGTTCTGCAAGATCATCTCTTGTAACATTGCACAGGCAGCGTCTTTCCATGCAGCATCTCCGATGTGCTGCCAGCCCGGCAGCTCGGTGAACACCAGCAGACCCCGCCGGTCGCACTCATCCAGAAAATATGGACTTTGGGGGTAGTGGCTGGTGCGCACGGCAGTGCAGTGCAGTTCCTCCTGCAAAATGCGGGCATCCTCCCGCTGCAGGCTTTCCGGTGCGGCGTAGCCGATGTAAGGGTAGCTCTGGTGTCGGTTCAGACCCCGCAGGAAGGTCTTTATTCCGTTGAGGTAAAAGCCATCCGCCCGGAACTCTGCGGTGCGGAAGCCAAACGTCACCTGTTTGCGGTCGATGGGTTGTCCGGCTGCGTTCAAAAGTTCTGCCACGGCATGATGCAGCACCGGGTGCTCGGTATCCCACGGCTGTGCGTCCGGGACGGAAAACTGCATCTTCCCGGCTTCTGCCGCCTGTGCGGTCTGCTCTGCCAGCAGGGTGCCGTCTGCGGTCTCCAGCCGGATGCGGACCGCCACGGCTGCGGGTGTGAGCTCTGCCGTCCACTGCACCACGGCCTCTTGCAGGGTGGGCGTGTAGACGAACAAATCGGTCAGGCGGCTCTCTGCCGTAGCTTCCAGCCAGACCTCCCGGTACAGCCCGCCGTAGGTCAGGTAGTCGATGACAAAGCCAAAGGGTGGAATGGCCGGGTCTTCACGGGTATCCAATTGCACGGTCAGCAGGTTTTCACCTTCCCGGTCCACAAGGTCTGTGATCTCCACCGCAAAGCCGGTATAGCCGCCCCGGTGCTGCCCGGCAACCCTGCCGTTGACCCGCACCACCGCCTGATGGGCGGCTCCGTCAAAGCGGAGGAACAGCCGGGGCGCAGCCTGCACTGGCGGCACCCGGAACCGTTTGCGGTAGCCGCAGACCATCTCGTAATCGGCCGGGGAGGCATAGTGCAGTGGCACCTCCCGGCAGGTATGGGGCAAGCGGACGGCTTGCTGTTTTGGTACAGGCAGCCCCTTGCCAAAGGCTTCGGTCCAGTGGTGGGTAAACTCCCAATCATCGCAAAAACTGTGTTTCATCGCGGCAGCACTCCTTCCAGTAAGATCGAGATCATTTCCTCCAGTACAGCCACATACTGCACCCCGCTTTCTGCCAGACTGCGGTCTGCCAGAAAGCTCTCAATGGACGCGGTGATCATCTGCCGCAGCACCGGCAGGGATACCGGGCGCATGACCCCCTCTGCCACAGCCTGATCCAGCAGCGCCATGGTGGGTTCCCACCCGTTTTCCAATTGACTGCGCACCCGCGCCGCCACCATCGGGTATTTTTCGTCCAGCTCCTTCATCTGCCGCAGGTCCAACGCAGCATATTCCGTCGGCATGGCAATGATGACTGCCCGCAGCTTTTCCTGCAAAGTACCGCTGCCTGCCAGAATTTCCTGCTTGCAGCGGTGGATGTCCGCAAAGGCGTGGTCTACCATGTCCAGCAGAAGCGCCTCCTTGGAGGGGTAAACGGTGTAGATGGTCTTTTTGCTGATGTGCAGCGGCTCTGCCACCTGTTGCATGGTGAAATGCAGCCCCTGTTGACGGAATAACTGCATCGCCTGTATGCGCACCAGCGCATCGAGCTTTTCCTGCATGAGCGTCCTCCTTGTGGAAACTGTGCTTGCTTTTCTGGTTTCCATTCTAGTGCGGAAACCGAGCTAAATCAAGCGGTTTCCGCATTTTCTGCGTTCTGCCAAGAAAGTGCAGACATTTTGCAGCAGAATGACAAAAAGAACCCCGGCGTGCCTTGAAAGCTGCCGGGGTCTTTTGCGTGCAGGTGCTTTTCCGCAGCGGCAAGCCTCGTCAAAACTCCGGGTGCCATTCGTCCCGGATGCCAATGTCGGCACAGACGATTTTTCCGCACAGCGGCGCAGAAGCTTCTGCGATATGTAAAGGCTTATAGCTGTCGAAGGTTACGGTCAAATCTGCATGGGCAGCACCCTCGGCAACCTCCCCGGTATCCGTGTTGATGCCGCTGGGTAGGTCTACGGCAAGCACAAAGGCACCGCTCTTGTGCAGACGGCGCATCAGCCCGCAGGCAGCAAGGCCGGAAGGCCGCAATTCACCATGGAACCCGGTGCCGTAGAGGGCATCCACAGCAGCATCAAAGTACTGGGTTTCCAGTACAGAGCAGTCGGTGCAGATAGGCACCGGCAGGGAGTGCAGACGCTCAAAATTGCGGGTGGCGTCCGCAGTTTTCGGCTCGCCCTCAGCCAGAAGAACGGTCACATTCCAACCGTCTTTTGCTGCAGCACGGGCAATCACGAACCCATCGCCGCCGTTGTTGCCCTTTCCGCAGACCACCAGCAGCCTGCCGGGATGCGGGAACTGCTTTTGCAGTTCAGCGTAAGCCGCCAGTCCGGCATTTTCCATCATTTGCAGGTAGGGCAGACCGTGGACATCCCCGGCTCGTTCAATTTCCTTCATCTGCGCAGCCGTCACAATGCGATGTTTCATGTTGGCACCTTCTTTCTATCTCTATTATAATGGATGAGAATGTTTGGAACAAGATGAAAGATACCGGTGCATAGAATCTGTCCCCGGAGAGTTGGAACAAGCCCTCCGGGGGCATTTTTGCTTTTCACTATCTTTTCCGTAGGGGAAAACCATGGTATACTGAACACAACGAATCCAAAGTAATAAACCTGGAGGTACCGTTATGAAGTGGGGAATTTTAGCCACCGGCACCATTGCCAAAAAGTTTGCATCCACAGTGGAACAGATGGGCGCAGAGGGGGAGCGGCTTGTTGCCGTGGGGTCACGGCACATGGAAAGCGCACAGGCGTTTGCACAGCAGTATGGCATTCCTCGCTGCTATGACTCCTACGAAGCCCTTGACGCAGACCCGGAGGTCATCCGCTGCTCGGTGGACATCAACGGCTTTGAGTACGAGATCCGGGAAGCAAGCCGCTGCGTCAAACTGGGGCGTACCGACAGCGACCGCTACACCCCGCAGGACAGCCTTGCCCTGACCCGCCTGATGTACGACACCCGCATGAGCTGGGGCATGAAGTTTGCGGGCGAGGTGTAAGCACACACCTTGCCGCAAAGGGCTTTTTTTGCGTGCGGAGACTATGGCATACGGAGCGCGACAACTCGGAGTTTGACGAGGTAAAAGAATATGAATGGAAAACATCTATTTCTTACATCTGCAGGGTTGACCGATAAGATGAAAGAGAAATTCTTTGATATTATTGGAAAGTGTCCGAAGGATGTGAAAGTGCTTTATATTCCAACAGCTGGCATTGAAACAGATGGTGCAAGAGAGTCGCTTGCAATATGTTTTCATGAACTCTTTCTAATGGGAATTCAGTACGAAAATATATTAGTGTACAATCTGGAATTAATTCTTTCAAAAGACTATCAAAGAACCTATTCTTCGTATGTTACAACCCCGTTTATGCTTACAAGGCTATTAACTTTTGAAGAATTAAACCAATTTGATGCTGTTTTTGTCAGTGGTGGTGATGTATCTGTGCTTTGTCGTGAAATGTCTAGAACTGGTTTTGATAGAATACTTAATAATGCAATTAAAAACGGACTTATATATGTCGGAATCAGTGCAGGAAGTATGTATGCGGCGGGAAATTTAACAGATGGATTACATATTATTGACAATCCTATTATCCCCCATTGGAATGGTTCTGAAACAACAGTATTACCGAACGGCAAAGATGAGATTAAGCTTGCTGATGGAAAAGCTGTTTATGTAGAGGATAATTACATGAGTGTAATATGATGCACATGTAGGATTAGTCAAATTCCAGTCTGCCGGGCAGACAGGTAACTGAAAAACACAAAATGAAGGAGCAGCCATGGTACTTTATTTTACGGGAACCGGCAACAGCCGGTATCTGGCGCGGCGCATTGCCGAAGGGTTGGAGATGCCGCTTTACGACCTGAACGCCTGCATCAAGGCAAGGGATACCGCTCCGGTGCAGACTGGCCGGG contains:
- a CDS encoding TetR/AcrR family transcriptional regulator, which produces MQEKLDALVRIQAMQLFRQQGLHFTMQQVAEPLHISKKTIYTVYPSKEALLLDMVDHAFADIHRCKQEILAGSGTLQEKLRAVIIAMPTEYAALDLRQMKELDEKYPMVAARVRSQLENGWEPTMALLDQAVAEGVMRPVSLPVLRQMITASIESFLADRSLAESGVQYVAVLEEMISILLEGVLPR
- a CDS encoding Gfo/Idh/MocA family oxidoreductase; the protein is MKWGILATGTIAKKFASTVEQMGAEGERLVAVGSRHMESAQAFAQQYGIPRCYDSYEALDADPEVIRCSVDINGFEYEIREASRCVKLGRTDSDRYTPQDSLALTRLMYDTRMSWGMKFAGEV
- a CDS encoding Type 1 glutamine amidotransferase-like domain-containing protein, with the protein product MNGKHLFLTSAGLTDKMKEKFFDIIGKCPKDVKVLYIPTAGIETDGARESLAICFHELFLMGIQYENILVYNLELILSKDYQRTYSSYVTTPFMLTRLLTFEELNQFDAVFVSGGDVSVLCREMSRTGFDRILNNAIKNGLIYVGISAGSMYAAGNLTDGLHIIDNPIIPHWNGSETTVLPNGKDEIKLADGKAVYVEDNYMSVI
- a CDS encoding NAD(P)H-hydrate epimerase, with translation MKHRIVTAAQMKEIERAGDVHGLPYLQMMENAGLAAYAELQKQFPHPGRLLVVCGKGNNGGDGFVIARAAAKDGWNVTVLLAEGEPKTADATRNFERLHSLPVPICTDCSVLETQYFDAAVDALYGTGFHGELRPSGLAACGLMRRLHKSGAFVLAVDLPSGINTDTGEVAEGAAHADLTVTFDSYKPLHIAEASAPLCGKIVCADIGIRDEWHPEF